From the genome of Terriglobales bacterium:
ACCACAGAGGCGGCCAGCCATCTCCAAGAATTCGACGGGAGACGCCACACCGTGTCCTGGGCAAGGAAGCCAGACGAACCACGGAGTGGAGCGACCTGGAGGGCGTGGTCGTGGATGTGGAGATCACCGATTGGCCCACCCCCACGCAGAATCCGCGGGGCCGCGTGCTGGAGATTCTTGGTTATGAAGACGATTTTGGGGTGGATGTCGAGATCATCATCCGCAAGCATCATATCCCGCATCGATTTCCGACGGAGGTGCTGGAGGAAGGGCAGCAGTTTGAAAACATTCTTTCCGCCCGCGAACTGCGCCAGCGCCGCGACTACCGCAATCTTCCCATTGTGACCATCGATGGTGAGACCGCACGCGATTTCGACGACGCGGTTACGGTTCGGCGGTGCTCGAACGGCAATTTCGAATTGCAAGTGCATATTGCAGATGTGGCGCGGTATGTCACCGAGGGCACGGCACTGGATCGGGAGGCGAGGTTGCGAGGAACCTCTGTGTACTTTCCGGACCGCGCTGTGCCCATGTTGCCGATGGAGCTTTCGACCGATCTCTGCAGCTTGCGGCCACAGGTCGATCGGCTGGTGCTGTCCTGCGTGATGGAGATCGATCACCAGGGAGAAATCGTCAGATTCGTTCTCAACGAAGGCGTCATCCGTTCCGCCGAGCGCATGAGCTATACCGACGTGAACGCGATCCTGGAGGGGGATTCCATCCTGCGCCAGCGCTACGCCGGCATCGTGGACATCTTTGAGCTGATGCGCGAGCTGGCGATGATTTTGCGACGAAAGCGGGAGCGGCGAGGGTCGATCGACTTCGACTTACCCGAGCCAGTCATCGAGTTCGACGAACTCGGTCTGATGAAAGCCATCACCCGCTCAGAACGCAACATTGCTCATCGCATCATTGAAGAGTTCATGTTGTCAGCGAACGAGTGTGTCGCCTCCTACCTGGATCAAAAACAGGTTCCCAGCCTATACCGCATCCATGAAAAGCCGGATCCCAAGAAGGTGTTCGAGTTTGAGAGCCTGGCCGCGGCCTTCGGATATTCGCTGGGGGTAGGCGCATTGCCTGTACGGCGCATGGAGGTGAAGGCCGATCGGCGAGAGCGGCGCGGTACTGGCCGCAGTGCCCGCCAAGTCGAGATTCCGCAGGATGTTCGCATCACGCCGCGTATGTATCAGAAACTAGCACAGAAAATCGAGGGCAAGCCGGAGGAGCGCATCCTTTCGTACCTGATGCTGCGCTCGCTGAAGCAGGCGCGCTACTCCGAGGAGAATGCGGGCCACTTTGCCCTGGCCGCGAGCAGCTACACACATTTCACTTCGCCCATTCGGCGCTATCCCGATCTCATCGTGCATCGGATATTGAAGGAAGTGCTGCGTGATTCAGCGGAAGAGCACGACGGCGAGATTCCAATTGGAGCAGGCCGGCTGGTGGCTTCTCAGCCGGGATGGGAGCGCGCCGGATCAACGCCTCAGACCGTGCGGGATGCCGCGACCGATAGCCGTTCGCCCTGGTCCAAGGGATCGCCCAAGCGAGCTGATCGCGGGCATCATTCGCGCGCGCCGGGAAGTCAACAACTGCAAGGTCCAATTCCGTTGCAAGTCCTGCACGAGATCGCAGAGGAGAGCAGCGAATCCGAGCGCCGCGCCGATGACGCTGAACGTGAGCTGATGGACTGGAAGAAAGTGAAATTCATGGAGGAGCGCATTGGAGAGCACTTCGATGGTCTAATCATCAGTGTTACGAAATTCGGTTTCTTTGTGGAGTTGACCGAATTGTTCATCGAAGGACTGGTGCCGCTGGCCACGCTTACCGATGACAGATACACGTATCACGAGAACACCAAGCAGATCATCGGCCAGCGCAACCGCAAAACCTACGCGCTGGGGCAAACTGTGCGAGTGCTGGTCGATCGAATCGATCCGGTGATGAAAAAGATCAACTTTGCGGTGGTGGAGGAGATTTCGTCACGAGCGCAGCGGCGAGGACGGCGCGCGTAGAAGGCACAGGTCCGGTTCCAGGCGTTAGCCGGAACCGAACCTGCAGAGTCGCGCAACAGCCGACTGCAATCTAGACGGTGACCGAATCGAACAGGCTCACGCTGGTGGGAGTCTTGAAAGGCACGACGAAGTACTCAAACGTCAGGTGCTTTTTGTCGGCAGTCACCCGCAGGAAGCCGGGATTATCTTCGTTATAGTTCTCGAGAGTGACGTCCTGCAGGGTAGTGGTGAAGGGAGTCTTGATAGGCTGTCCTGCTTTGCGCTGAAGCTTGTGCATCAGGGTGTCGGTGTTGGCGTAACCACCGGCGCCGGCCACCAGGTAGGGGACGGTCTGCTTGCCCACTTTTCGTGAAAACCTCTGGTAGTTGTGCACGTGTCCGGAGAGGATCGCGTCGGGAATGCGCCTGGTTTTTTCGATGGCGCGATCGAGAGCCGAGAGGATATCGGGACAGCCGCCGTGGCTGCTATCAAGCGAAAACGGCGGATGGTGCACGGTCACCAGAAGCCAACGATCCGCGGGAGCATTTTTCATCTGATCCTCAAGCCAAGCCTGCTGTTCATTAGTACCGCGGGCATCGAGCGAGCCCTCGACATTGGAATAGAGGCCAATGATGTTGAGCAAGGGAGTTTCCAGGGTCCAATACACATAAGGCTGGGTCATGGTG
Proteins encoded in this window:
- a CDS encoding VacB/RNase II family 3'-5' exoribonuclease encodes the protein MLSDSAILRKIEQQPKQSAGFKQLVRELGLKNEERRELEHRLETMVKRGQLTHSDDRYAMPRRAAAKNQAVGRLIMHRDGYGFVIPESDEIRGLIQGDIFVSERAMDNAMHGDRVLVELGAIRSDGRAEGRILRVLGRAHPTVVGTFHYGSKYNYVRPIDEKITQDIIIQRGQEYPRPSEAEGEEMESDHRGGQPSPRIRRETPHRVLGKEARRTTEWSDLEGVVVDVEITDWPTPTQNPRGRVLEILGYEDDFGVDVEIIIRKHHIPHRFPTEVLEEGQQFENILSARELRQRRDYRNLPIVTIDGETARDFDDAVTVRRCSNGNFELQVHIADVARYVTEGTALDREARLRGTSVYFPDRAVPMLPMELSTDLCSLRPQVDRLVLSCVMEIDHQGEIVRFVLNEGVIRSAERMSYTDVNAILEGDSILRQRYAGIVDIFELMRELAMILRRKRERRGSIDFDLPEPVIEFDELGLMKAITRSERNIAHRIIEEFMLSANECVASYLDQKQVPSLYRIHEKPDPKKVFEFESLAAAFGYSLGVGALPVRRMEVKADRRERRGTGRSARQVEIPQDVRITPRMYQKLAQKIEGKPEERILSYLMLRSLKQARYSEENAGHFALAASSYTHFTSPIRRYPDLIVHRILKEVLRDSAEEHDGEIPIGAGRLVASQPGWERAGSTPQTVRDAATDSRSPWSKGSPKRADRGHHSRAPGSQQLQGPIPLQVLHEIAEESSESERRADDAERELMDWKKVKFMEERIGEHFDGLIISVTKFGFFVELTELFIEGLVPLATLTDDRYTYHENTKQIIGQRNRKTYALGQTVRVLVDRIDPVMKKINFAVVEEISSRAQRRGRRA